One window of Rissa tridactyla isolate bRisTri1 chromosome 12, bRisTri1.patW.cur.20221130, whole genome shotgun sequence genomic DNA carries:
- the LOC128916829 gene encoding WAP four-disulfide core domain protein 2-like isoform X1: MPKARSVLVLAGLLALWAELPPASAQNVTTKAGVCPDPAMEAVNCTVGCQSDGDCESTLKCCPAACGKACQNPDEKPGTCPPVSPGIPMLGVCTNQCKTDSNCSGNQKCCRNGCGKVSCVTPLH, from the exons ATGCCCAAGGCCCGCAGCGTGCTCGTCCTGGCGgggctcctggctctctgggcagagctgcctccagcATCCGCCCAGAATGTCACCA CGAAAGCCGGCGTGTGCCCGGACCCAGCAATGGAAGCAGTGAACTGCACGGTGGGGTGCCAGTCCGATGGCGACTGCGAGAGCACCCTCAAGTGCTGCCCGGCAGCCTGCGGAAAGGCCTGCCAGAATCCCGACG AGAAGCCCGGCACCTGCCCACCCGTCAGTCCGGGGATCCCCATGCTGGGCGTCTGCACAAACCAGTGCAAGACGGACTCCAACTGCTCCGGGAACCAGAAGTGCTGCAGGAATGGCTGCGGCAAGGTCTCCTGCGTGACGCCCCTCCACTGA